The Panacibacter microcysteis genome includes a window with the following:
- a CDS encoding HlyD family secretion protein produces MEQQELQPKKKRSPLRIIILSAVLIAGGIIGYTKISYALAHETTDNAQVETQIAAVLPRVSGYVKDIVVQDYDSVSSGQLVATIDDDELQVQLLQMEADYKAAEADILNAKASLNNASVSLKGNRGDISLNEVKLQQAKENYERNQKLFADQAITKKQLDDSRYAMEVAIQEVSNSNSNLTTADSRLSVLRASIQKAQAALEIKQAAIEQQKLKISYSKIYAPQPGKLGKKNITAGQYVQAGTPLFSIVNDSTYWIVANFKETQIKKFHPGMPVEIELDAYPDMKLSGKIESLSDATGAKFSLIPPDNASGNFVKVTQRVPVKISIDDLNKHKDILRAGLSAEISIATN; encoded by the coding sequence ATGGAACAGCAGGAATTACAACCAAAGAAAAAAAGATCTCCTTTAAGAATCATTATTCTCTCAGCCGTATTAATAGCAGGTGGTATAATAGGCTATACCAAAATCTCCTACGCGCTTGCTCACGAAACAACAGATAACGCACAGGTAGAAACACAGATAGCTGCCGTATTGCCGCGTGTATCCGGTTATGTAAAAGATATCGTTGTGCAGGATTACGACTCTGTAAGTTCGGGACAACTGGTTGCAACAATTGACGATGATGAACTGCAGGTGCAACTGCTGCAGATGGAAGCTGATTATAAAGCAGCTGAAGCAGACATACTCAATGCAAAAGCCTCACTCAACAACGCATCCGTTTCGTTAAAAGGCAACAGGGGCGATATTTCTTTAAATGAAGTAAAGCTGCAACAGGCAAAAGAAAACTACGAGCGTAACCAAAAACTTTTTGCAGACCAGGCAATCACAAAAAAACAATTAGACGACAGCCGCTATGCAATGGAGGTAGCCATACAGGAAGTAAGCAACAGCAACAGTAATCTTACAACTGCAGACAGCAGGTTATCTGTATTGCGGGCATCTATACAAAAAGCACAAGCCGCCCTGGAAATAAAGCAGGCAGCCATAGAGCAGCAAAAGCTGAAGATATCTTATTCAAAGATCTATGCACCGCAGCCCGGTAAATTAGGCAAGAAAAATATTACTGCCGGTCAGTATGTACAGGCGGGTACACCTTTGTTCTCTATTGTAAACGACAGTACATACTGGATCGTTGCCAACTTCAAAGAAACGCAGATCAAAAAATTTCATCCCGGAATGCCCGTTGAGATTGAACTGGACGCATACCCGGATATGAAACTTTCCGGTAAAATAGAAAGCCTGAGCGATGCAACGGGTGCAAAATTCTCACTCATTCCGCCGGATAATGCAAGCGGCAATTTTGTTAAAGTTACCCAGCGCGTTCCTGTAAAAATTTCTATTGATGATCTTAATAAACACAAAGACATACTCAGGGCCGGTTTAAGTGCAGAGATTTCCATAGCTACAAATTAA
- a CDS encoding TetR/AcrR family transcriptional regulator — MNDKKEHIINTAVELFAEKGFEGTSIRELAAKAEVNVAMVNYYFGSKEKLFEAMVAYKSAYTKGIIEELVKDSTLSEIQKLEKVVDVYVNKIFHNRLFHRVIHQELMLHQREGLQNTIIDIISPNSIAVRGIIESGIKKGVFRKVDAPLVMASVFGTFNQVLLSRKMCNKLIDKDPDYVPYEDPKFKKRLIDHLQDLLRSHLLKN; from the coding sequence ATGAACGATAAAAAAGAGCATATCATCAACACAGCCGTAGAGCTTTTCGCAGAAAAAGGGTTCGAAGGCACATCTATACGTGAGCTTGCAGCCAAAGCAGAAGTAAATGTGGCCATGGTAAACTATTACTTCGGATCGAAAGAAAAATTATTCGAAGCCATGGTAGCTTATAAGTCGGCTTACACAAAAGGTATTATAGAGGAACTGGTAAAAGACAGTACGCTTTCTGAAATACAAAAGCTGGAGAAAGTGGTGGACGTATATGTAAACAAGATCTTTCACAACAGGTTGTTTCATCGCGTTATTCACCAGGAGCTGATGCTGCACCAGCGCGAAGGTCTGCAGAATACGATCATTGATATTATTTCACCCAATTCTATCGCCGTCAGGGGCATTATAGAAAGCGGCATTAAAAAAGGTGTATTCAGAAAAGTAGATGCACCACTGGTAATGGCATCTGTATTCGGCACATTTAACCAGGTATTACTGTCAAGAAAAATGTGCAACAAGCTTATTGATAAAGACCCCGATTATGTGCCTTACGAAGATCCGAAATTCAAGAAGAGATTGATAGATCATCTGCAGGATCTGCTACGCTCACACTTACTAAAAAACTAA
- the trxA gene encoding thioredoxin — MALEFTDANFQTDVLDSDKLTVIDFWAEWCGPCRAIGPVIEELSKEYSGKVNIGKLNVDHNPSVSVNYGITSIPAILFIKGGKVVDKQIGAVPKSMLEKKIQAHL, encoded by the coding sequence ATGGCTTTAGAATTTACAGATGCAAACTTCCAGACAGATGTGCTGGATAGCGATAAATTGACGGTGATTGATTTTTGGGCTGAGTGGTGTGGTCCGTGCCGTGCAATTGGTCCCGTAATTGAAGAACTTTCCAAAGAATACAGCGGTAAGGTAAATATTGGCAAACTAAATGTTGACCATAATCCTTCTGTCAGTGTTAATTACGGTATCACTTCCATACCAGCTATTCTTTTTATAAAAGGTGGCAAAGTGGTTGACAAGCAAATTGGCGCTGTGCCAAAATCAATGCTCGAAAAGAAGATACAGGCACATTTATAA
- a CDS encoding response regulator: protein MINVLYIDDEPHNLLSFKASFRREFNVFTAESAEEGRKILEQHEVHVILSDQRMPVMSGIEFFESILEPFPDPIRILITGYTDINAVIDAINRGQVYKYLTKPWNESDIKIFVDKAYEVYRLRKENKELTHRLLDANDKLEFLARQNLLS, encoded by the coding sequence ATGATTAATGTGCTATATATAGATGATGAGCCCCATAACCTTCTTTCTTTTAAAGCCTCGTTCAGGCGGGAGTTTAATGTGTTTACAGCAGAATCTGCAGAAGAGGGCAGAAAGATATTGGAGCAGCATGAAGTGCATGTGATATTAAGCGATCAGCGTATGCCCGTTATGTCTGGTATAGAATTTTTTGAATCTATTCTCGAACCTTTTCCCGATCCCATCCGCATACTTATTACAGGTTATACAGATATCAACGCCGTAATAGATGCCATCAACCGCGGCCAGGTTTATAAATACCTTACCAAGCCCTGGAACGAATCTGATATTAAGATTTTTGTTGATAAAGCGTATGAAGTGTACAGACTTAGAAAAGAGAATAAAGAACTTACCCATCGCCTGCTCGATGCCAATGATAAACTCGAGTTTCTTGCCCGGCAAAACCTGTTATCCTGA
- a CDS encoding Rv1355c family protein, whose translation MDDSSNDLSKMIKSKTTISLKANQHYKPLFFRASDKDEKQALLHLIGSEPSLVIYDTLEQQLQELVKCRFPAFVPTPENMQKAVSDILNGTPAEDYGVWVYYPWSKKLVHLTDEDEFIEIRTSRNKQKITTPELQTLLKKKIGIIGLSVGQSVALTVAMERICGELRIADFDTLELTNVNRIRTGLHNLGLPKIVIAAREIAEIDPFLKVVCYTSGITEDNIDSFLTENGKLDLLIEECDSLDIKVLSRQRAKAHQVPVIMDTNDRGMVDIERYDLTPDYPIFHGLLKNIDYNGLKNLDTKQKIPFLLQLISVNTASKRSRVSLIELGSSIGNFPQLASSVVLGGAVATDVARRILLNQLHISGRFHIDLDAMIADEQPVDHLYRPKTFEPLRLDDMLSIAAAVPADAGDAVQPSFETLKKIVTDAGLAPSSGNDQPWRFLYKDGRVLLFHDISRSYSFGDYRNMAAYTSLGSAIENFVLSAQQSGLGVSTTLFPLKDNQQLIASLTFADANHKDVESNEFTGLADYLDKRCTNRKVTQRQAISLPDLDKLSKMVPWFSGANLQWVTDVHQLTQVGKIISAVDRMRLMHPHGHYDFFHREMRWSDKEAMEKRNGMDVHTLELPPEALIALNIMKDPEVIKTVREIDGAQALRSASLPHAATSSAIGLLSMPSYTPADFVIGGRIAQRLWLQSTEMNIAFQPLIAPLYLFPRIIFGNGEDLPPYMIDELQILRQQFLQIFPGSNERGEVFLFRIFKAADVEKRSLRLKLEDILHVV comes from the coding sequence ATGGACGATTCCTCGAATGACTTATCTAAGATGATAAAGTCAAAAACCACTATTTCATTAAAGGCCAACCAGCATTACAAACCACTTTTTTTCAGGGCCTCAGACAAAGACGAAAAACAGGCATTATTACATCTGATCGGCAGTGAGCCTTCGCTAGTCATTTACGACACGCTGGAACAGCAATTACAGGAACTGGTTAAATGCAGGTTCCCGGCATTTGTTCCCACACCGGAAAACATGCAGAAAGCCGTAAGCGATATATTAAATGGTACTCCGGCCGAAGATTATGGTGTTTGGGTATATTACCCCTGGAGTAAAAAACTGGTTCACCTTACTGATGAAGACGAGTTTATAGAAATACGTACCAGCCGCAACAAACAAAAAATTACAACGCCCGAACTGCAAACACTGCTTAAAAAGAAGATCGGCATTATTGGTTTATCTGTAGGCCAGTCTGTGGCACTTACAGTAGCCATGGAAAGAATATGCGGCGAGTTGAGAATAGCAGATTTTGATACACTGGAATTAACGAATGTAAACAGGATAAGAACAGGCCTGCACAACCTGGGTTTACCCAAGATTGTGATTGCAGCAAGGGAAATTGCAGAAATAGACCCCTTTTTAAAAGTGGTTTGTTATACATCGGGCATTACAGAAGACAATATAGATAGCTTTCTTACCGAAAACGGCAAACTCGATTTGCTGATAGAAGAATGCGACAGCCTCGATATTAAAGTACTCAGCCGGCAAAGGGCCAAAGCACACCAGGTACCCGTAATAATGGATACCAACGACAGGGGCATGGTAGATATAGAACGCTACGATCTTACGCCCGACTACCCCATTTTTCACGGGTTACTTAAAAATATAGATTACAACGGGCTGAAGAACCTTGATACAAAGCAGAAGATACCGTTCCTGCTGCAACTGATCAGCGTAAACACTGCGTCTAAAAGATCAAGGGTTTCGCTGATTGAACTTGGCAGCAGCATCGGCAATTTTCCACAACTTGCTTCTTCGGTTGTGCTGGGTGGCGCGGTAGCTACTGATGTTGCCCGCAGAATTTTACTTAACCAGTTGCATATATCCGGCAGGTTTCATATAGATCTTGATGCGATGATTGCAGATGAACAGCCGGTTGATCATTTGTACAGGCCCAAAACGTTTGAGCCATTGCGGCTTGATGACATGCTGAGCATTGCTGCTGCAGTGCCTGCCGACGCAGGTGATGCGGTACAACCTTCTTTTGAAACGCTTAAAAAGATTGTAACCGATGCGGGCCTGGCGCCCTCTTCGGGCAATGACCAGCCATGGCGGTTTTTATACAAAGATGGCAGGGTGCTGCTTTTTCACGATATCAGCCGGTCTTATTCTTTTGGCGATTACAGGAACATGGCTGCCTATACCTCACTGGGCTCTGCCATAGAAAATTTTGTACTCAGTGCACAGCAATCGGGGCTGGGCGTTTCAACCACGCTCTTTCCGCTAAAAGACAACCAGCAACTGATTGCCAGCCTTACGTTTGCCGATGCAAACCACAAAGACGTGGAGAGCAATGAATTTACCGGTCTTGCAGATTATTTAGACAAACGTTGCACCAACAGGAAGGTCACGCAACGGCAGGCCATTTCCCTGCCCGATCTTGATAAACTGTCTAAAATGGTGCCCTGGTTCTCCGGTGCAAACCTGCAATGGGTTACCGATGTACACCAACTTACACAGGTTGGTAAAATCATTTCTGCGGTAGACAGGATGCGGCTTATGCACCCACATGGCCACTACGATTTCTTTCACCGCGAAATGCGGTGGTCTGACAAAGAAGCCATGGAAAAAAGAAACGGTATGGATGTGCATACCCTCGAACTGCCGCCCGAAGCACTCATTGCACTTAACATTATGAAAGATCCTGAAGTGATTAAGACGGTGCGGGAAATTGATGGCGCACAGGCGCTGCGCAGTGCTTCGCTGCCACATGCAGCCACATCTTCTGCCATTGGCCTGCTCAGCATGCCTTCTTATACACCGGCAGATTTTGTAATTGGTGGCAGAATTGCGCAAAGACTCTGGCTGCAGTCTACAGAAATGAATATAGCTTTTCAGCCACTTATTGCACCGCTCTATCTTTTTCCTCGTATTATTTTTGGTAACGGAGAAGATTTGCCGCCATACATGATAGATGAACTGCAGATTTTAAGACAACAGTTTTTGCAGATCTTCCCCGGCAGTAATGAACGCGGCGAGGTTTTTCTCTTCAGGATATTTAAGGCGGCAGATGTTGAAAAACGTTCTTTGCGCCTTAAGCTGGAAGATATTTTGCACGTAGTTTAA
- a CDS encoding sensor histidine kinase, which produces MDNIHSSNTVFRAQAFKEVSMRFNIRSFFIVVILAFCTAGSSAQHLVKLDREKINIPEQSVAFYRDTSSSLTIQDVLALKKFKVSKAAIPSFYDTRNRTFWFHIKVHNTSNRNRLFLNIDYPILNKVTCYTVKNNRVMDSAENGLLTKISGRALESQGILFNLSMAQGDTLDFYLKINSDAPLFLPMKIGTYENVMLDLSGDGALVAMYVGIILALFLYNIFIYFTVRDVSYIYYVIYIFFMGLTQVTLSGYTSKFLWPEYPELTRYAIILFPAIAGISSLKFVEIFLETKKYYPRTRIVFNAFGLMYIIAVLLVFLDNFYASYRIIDVGVFILANFGIIIAVAIARKGSRPAILFLISWMVLIIFAVAFSLRNFNVLPYNKLTSYLLYVGSALQAILLSIALADRINTYKKEKEISQAAALRVSLENEKLIKEQNIVLEERVNERTNELVITNNQLSKTLTDLKDAQLQLVEAEKMASLGQLTAGIAHEINNPINFVKSNIKPLNLDINDLFEVVDMYNQLHNINGDDYKPWLKKITQKQEEIDLDFVKNEIRLLIKGIEDGADRTAVIVRGLRTFSRLDEGELKTASVHDGLDSTLVLLRNSMPPYLRIIKHFQSKGDIECFPGKLNQVFMNIINNSIQAIEEKPEKDETESIIISTLDVPGDKIEIRIKDSGTGMTEQVKHKIFEPFFTTKSVGVGTGLGMAIVFKIIEEHRGKIEVESEPGKGAEFILTLPHIHPVT; this is translated from the coding sequence ATGGATAATATACATTCATCAAATACCGTTTTTAGAGCGCAGGCTTTTAAAGAAGTTTCCATGAGGTTCAATATCCGCAGTTTTTTCATTGTAGTAATACTTGCATTTTGCACTGCAGGCTCATCTGCACAGCACCTGGTTAAACTGGACCGGGAAAAAATAAACATACCTGAGCAAAGCGTGGCCTTTTACCGGGATACCTCATCCAGCCTTACCATTCAAGATGTACTGGCGCTAAAGAAATTTAAGGTTAGCAAAGCGGCTATACCAAGTTTTTATGATACGCGCAACAGGACATTCTGGTTTCACATAAAAGTGCATAATACATCTAACCGCAACAGGTTGTTCTTAAACATCGATTATCCTATCCTGAACAAGGTAACCTGCTACACGGTTAAAAATAACCGCGTGATGGATTCTGCGGAAAATGGTTTACTTACCAAAATATCCGGCCGTGCGCTGGAAAGCCAGGGTATATTGTTTAACCTGAGCATGGCACAGGGAGATACGCTTGACTTTTACCTGAAAATAAACAGTGATGCGCCTTTGTTCCTGCCCATGAAGATCGGCACTTACGAGAATGTAATGCTCGATCTTTCGGGCGATGGTGCGCTGGTGGCGATGTATGTAGGGATAATACTTGCATTGTTCCTGTATAATATTTTTATATATTTTACAGTAAGAGACGTTAGTTACATCTACTATGTAATCTATATTTTCTTTATGGGCTTAACGCAGGTAACGTTGAGCGGCTATACGTCGAAGTTTCTGTGGCCTGAGTACCCGGAACTTACCCGGTATGCTATTATTCTCTTCCCGGCCATTGCGGGCATATCATCGCTTAAGTTTGTAGAGATCTTTCTTGAAACGAAGAAGTATTACCCACGTACGAGAATTGTGTTCAATGCATTTGGCTTAATGTACATTATTGCCGTGCTGCTCGTGTTCCTCGATAATTTCTACGCCAGCTACCGCATTATTGATGTGGGCGTGTTTATACTGGCAAACTTTGGGATCATTATTGCTGTGGCCATAGCCCGCAAAGGAAGCCGGCCCGCTATTTTGTTTCTTATTTCGTGGATGGTGCTCATCATCTTTGCCGTGGCATTTTCATTGCGCAACTTTAATGTACTGCCCTACAACAAGCTTACCTCGTACCTGCTTTATGTAGGTTCTGCACTGCAGGCTATTTTACTTTCCATAGCCCTGGCAGACCGCATTAATACCTATAAAAAAGAGAAAGAAATATCGCAGGCTGCAGCTTTGCGTGTTTCTCTCGAAAATGAAAAACTGATCAAAGAACAGAACATTGTATTGGAAGAAAGGGTAAACGAACGCACCAACGAACTGGTAATAACCAATAACCAGCTTAGTAAAACCCTTACTGACCTTAAAGACGCTCAGTTACAACTGGTAGAGGCAGAAAAGATGGCATCGCTTGGTCAGCTAACAGCCGGTATAGCACATGAAATCAACAACCCGATCAACTTTGTAAAGTCGAACATTAAACCGCTTAACCTTGACATCAATGATCTTTTTGAAGTAGTTGACATGTATAACCAGTTGCACAACATAAACGGCGACGACTATAAACCATGGCTGAAAAAGATTACGCAAAAACAGGAAGAGATCGATCTTGATTTTGTAAAGAATGAGATACGGCTGCTGATAAAAGGTATTGAAGACGGCGCAGACCGCACTGCTGTAATTGTACGTGGCTTAAGAACATTCAGCAGGCTTGATGAAGGCGAACTGAAAACCGCCAGTGTACATGACGGGCTTGATTCCACACTTGTGCTGCTGCGCAACAGTATGCCGCCTTACCTGCGCATCATTAAGCACTTTCAATCGAAAGGAGATATTGAATGTTTCCCCGGTAAACTAAACCAGGTGTTTATGAACATCATCAACAACTCCATACAGGCTATTGAAGAAAAACCGGAAAAAGACGAAACAGAATCAATAATTATCTCTACATTGGATGTTCCCGGCGATAAAATAGAGATAAGAATTAAAGATAGTGGCACCGGCATGACGGAGCAGGTGAAACATAAAATATTCGAACCTTTCTTTACCACAAAATCTGTTGGCGTTGGAACCGGTCTTGGAATGGCCATCGTATTTAAAATCATAGAAGAACATCGTGGCAAGATCGAAGTGGAGTCAGAACCCGGAAAAGGAGCTGAATTTATTCTAACTTTACCACACATTCATCCCGTTACTTAA
- a CDS encoding sensor histidine kinase: MRQDEKISVLFIDDESNNLLSFQASFRRKYKIFLANSPAEGMGILSKEQVQVIIADQRMPQTTGVEFFQIVRKAHPDPIRILLTGYTDAEAIIDAINKGEIYRYIKKPWDEFELQNAIQNAYEIYVTREKLNRKISELEKTNDELNRFVYSTSHDLRSPLASVMGILNLAKMENSVQDPNGYLGMIETCVNKMDTFIQKIIEYYKSIRVEQEHTRIDFNVLLDESIQLFKMQRPDITYNLNVDQDGVFMNDAFRMSVIIDNLISNAVKYQKPTEPNPKVEVTVKSDDRKATIKIEDNGVGILDNHLNNIFKMFFRSNNTVNGLGIGLYIVKEALTRIGGEISVHSTHGEGTAFYLQIPNFVTSPNAGNPKKEAA; the protein is encoded by the coding sequence ATGAGACAGGACGAGAAAATATCAGTATTGTTCATAGATGATGAAAGTAATAACCTTTTATCCTTCCAGGCAAGCTTCAGGCGCAAGTACAAAATATTCCTGGCAAATTCTCCTGCGGAAGGAATGGGTATACTTAGCAAAGAACAGGTACAGGTAATTATTGCAGACCAGCGTATGCCGCAAACTACAGGTGTTGAATTTTTCCAGATTGTAAGAAAAGCACATCCTGACCCCATAAGGATTTTACTAACGGGCTACACAGATGCGGAAGCAATTATCGATGCCATCAACAAAGGAGAAATTTACCGGTACATCAAAAAACCATGGGATGAATTTGAACTGCAGAATGCTATTCAGAACGCTTATGAAATTTATGTAACACGCGAAAAACTGAACCGCAAAATAAGTGAACTGGAAAAAACGAACGATGAGCTCAACCGTTTTGTATACAGCACCTCGCACGATCTTCGCTCACCACTGGCTTCGGTAATGGGTATTCTCAACCTTGCCAAGATGGAAAACTCTGTGCAGGACCCCAATGGCTACCTCGGCATGATAGAAACATGCGTAAACAAAATGGATACCTTCATCCAGAAGATCATTGAATATTATAAAAGCATACGGGTAGAGCAGGAGCATACAAGGATCGACTTCAATGTATTGCTCGATGAGAGCATACAACTGTTTAAAATGCAGCGCCCGGATATTACCTACAACCTCAATGTAGACCAGGACGGTGTGTTTATGAATGATGCTTTCCGCATGTCTGTGATCATCGATAACCTTATTTCAAACGCGGTTAAATACCAGAAACCTACAGAGCCAAACCCGAAGGTAGAAGTAACAGTAAAATCTGATGACAGAAAGGCTACCATAAAAATAGAAGACAATGGTGTAGGCATTCTCGATAATCACCTGAATAATATTTTTAAAATGTTCTTCCGCAGCAACAACACGGTAAACGGCCTGGGTATTGGTTTGTATATTGTGAAAGAGGCGCTTACACGTATAGGCGGCGAAATCTCTGTACACTCCACGCACGGTGAAGGCACCGCATTCTACCTGCAGATTCCAAACTTTGTAACCTCGCCCAATGCCGGCAACCCTAAAAAGGAAGCCGCTTAA